A genomic window from Bacteroidales bacterium includes:
- a CDS encoding lyase family protein, which yields MRTEKDIVGEISIPANALYGVHSVRARDNFDNQVSFPVEWFRAIGSVKLACYRTVRKFLKALAREHPEMISHLRIPGEEILGAMETAATAIASGDYFEYFIVPGTQGGAGTSINLNVNEIIANAALVEMGRKPGEYQHVDPIESANIYQSTNDVVPTALTLASMQLLNDLEGAINRSRKMVEQLETRYRDTLRLGYTQMQEALPSTYGQLFSSYSDALSRDWWRVSKGFERIKVVNLGGGAIGSGIAIPRFYIMEVVPALKRITSLPVTQSENLADATSNMDKWVEVHAILKAHAVNLEKIVSDLRLLASGAGSSKELELPSMQVGSSIMPGKVNPVIPEYIISSAHRIYANDQKIATLSSKGCLELNAYLPEIGVAMLESLKLLISMNRAFEQKMLKGLKVFEKEAKRKLFDSPAITTALSPLIGYNRAAELAAQMKSEKQNIFEANETLGIIDAGKLKKLMEPANLLKKGFTINDIIELL from the coding sequence ATGCGCACTGAAAAGGATATTGTTGGAGAAATCTCCATTCCCGCTAATGCCTTGTACGGGGTTCATTCTGTTCGCGCCCGTGATAACTTTGATAACCAGGTCTCATTTCCCGTAGAATGGTTTCGGGCGATCGGCAGCGTTAAGCTGGCCTGCTACCGTACCGTAAGAAAATTTTTGAAGGCCCTGGCCAGGGAGCATCCTGAAATGATTTCCCACCTCAGGATTCCCGGCGAAGAGATACTGGGTGCCATGGAAACAGCAGCAACGGCTATCGCTTCGGGCGACTATTTTGAATATTTTATTGTGCCGGGAACCCAGGGTGGTGCCGGAACCAGTATCAATCTGAACGTAAACGAGATTATTGCCAACGCAGCTCTGGTGGAGATGGGCAGAAAACCTGGCGAATACCAGCATGTGGATCCCATTGAATCGGCCAATATTTACCAGTCCACCAACGATGTCGTTCCCACCGCCCTAACCCTCGCTTCCATGCAACTTCTGAATGATCTGGAGGGGGCCATAAACAGGTCCCGGAAGATGGTAGAGCAGCTCGAGACCAGGTACCGCGATACCCTGAGACTGGGGTATACGCAGATGCAGGAAGCCCTTCCCTCCACATACGGTCAATTGTTCAGCAGTTACAGCGATGCCCTGTCGCGCGACTGGTGGAGAGTTTCCAAAGGATTTGAGAGGATCAAGGTGGTCAACCTGGGAGGGGGGGCCATTGGCAGCGGGATTGCCATTCCGCGGTTCTATATCATGGAAGTGGTTCCTGCCCTGAAAAGGATCACTTCCCTGCCCGTCACGCAGAGTGAGAACCTGGCAGATGCCACTTCGAATATGGATAAATGGGTGGAGGTACATGCCATTCTGAAAGCCCATGCCGTGAACCTGGAAAAGATCGTTTCGGATCTCAGGCTGCTTGCCTCGGGAGCCGGATCCAGTAAAGAACTGGAGCTTCCCTCGATGCAGGTGGGCAGTTCGATCATGCCTGGGAAAGTGAACCCGGTGATTCCGGAATATATTATCTCCTCCGCCCACCGGATCTATGCCAATGACCAGAAGATTGCCACCCTGAGCTCGAAGGGTTGCCTGGAACTGAATGCCTACCTGCCCGAAATCGGAGTGGCCATGCTGGAGAGCCTGAAACTTTTGATCTCCATGAACCGGGCCTTTGAACAGAAAATGTTAAAAGGCCTGAAAGTATTTGAGAAAGAAGCCAAAAGGAAACTGTTTGACAGTCCGGCCATTACCACGGCTCTTTCCCCTCTTATCGGTTATAACCGCGCTGCAGAGCTGGCTGCGCAAATGAAATCGGAAAAGCAAAATATTTTTGAAGCTAACGAGACCCTGGGAATAATCGATGCCGGAAAGCTTAAAAAGCTGATGGAACCCGCTAACCTGCTTAAAAAAGGCTTTACCATCAATGACATCATTGAGTTGCTATGA